A part of Aegilops tauschii subsp. strangulata cultivar AL8/78 chromosome 2, Aet v6.0, whole genome shotgun sequence genomic DNA contains:
- the LOC109739288 gene encoding probable indole-3-pyruvate monooxygenase YUCCA5: MVLRMQSLSPPRRVSVDGPIIVGAGPSGLAVAASLGEEGMPFLMLEREDCIASLWQKRTYDRVKLHIPKHFCELPRMPFPESYPEYPTRRQFIDYLESYAARFDIKPEFNTTVLSAHYDNTSGLWHAQATRAGGAQMEYIGRWLVVATGENAVNVVPDIPGLGGFCGEVTHVSHYKSGEPYSGKRVLVVGCGNSGMEVSLDLCDHGAHPFMVVRDAMHVIPREVLGKSTFELAMLLMAWLPLWIVDKIMIFLAWLVLGDLDKLGIHRPAVGPLTLKHTQGRAPVLDTGALARIRCGQITVVPGITRFTNSDAVLSDGTAVHVDAVILATGYRSNVPQWLRATDFFGKDGYPKTEFPNGWKGQFGLYSVGFARRGISGASADAVRIAKDLCQLWKEESRPAKKAGRPCYRRSISVVL, translated from the coding sequence ATGGTGCTTCGCATGCAAAGCCTCAGCCCCCCTCGTCGTGTGTCGGTGGATGGCCCAATCATCGTCGGCGCCGGTCCCTCCGGGCTCGCCGTGGCGGCCAGCCTCGGCGAGGAGGGCATGCCATTCCTCATGCTGGAGCGCGAGGACTGCATCGCCTCGCTCTGGCAGAAGCGCACCTACGACCGCGTCAAGCTCCACATCCCCAAGCACTTCTGCGAGCTCCCTCGCATGCCCTTCCCGGAGAGCTACCCGGAGTACCCCACCCGCCGCCAGTTCATCGACTACCTCGAGAGCTACGCCGCCAGGTTCGACATTAAGCCGGAGTTCAACACCACCGTGCTCTCCGCCCACTACGACAACACCTCCGGACTCTGGCACGCGCAAGCCACCCGCGCGGGCGGTGCCCAGATGGAGTACATCGGCCGCTGGCTCGTGGTCGCCACCGGCGAGAACGCCGTCAACGTCGTCCCGGACATCCCGGGCCTCGGCGGCTTCTGCGGCGAGGTCACCCACGTCAGCCACTACAAGTCCGGCGAGCCCTACAGCGGGAAGCGCGTGCTCGTCGTCGGCTGCGGGAACTCCGGCATGGAGGTCTCCCTCGACCTCTGCGACCACGGCGCCCACCCTTTCATGGTGGTGCGCGACGCCATGCACGTCATTCCGCGCGAGGTGCTCGGCAAGTCCACTTTCGAGCTGGCCATGCTGCTCATGGCGTGGCTCCCGCTCTGGATCGTGGACAAGATCATGATCTTCCTCGCCTGGCTCGTCCTCGGCGACCTCGACAAGCTCGGCATCCACCGCCCGGCTGTCGGCCCGCTCACGCTCAAGCACACGCAAGGCCGCGCCCCGGTGCTCGACACCGGCGCGCTCGCCAGGATCAGGTGCGGCCAAATCACCGTCGTCCCCGGCATCACCCGCTTCACCAACTCCGACGCCGTGCTCTCCGATGGCACCGCCGTCCATGTCGACGCTGTCATCCTGGCCACCGGCTACAGAAGCAATGTGCCACAGTGGCTCCGGGCGACGGACTTCTTCGGCAAGGACGGCTACCCAAAGACGGAGTTCCCCAACGGCTGGAAGGGCCAGTTTGGACTCTACTCCGTCGGCTTCGCACGCCGCGGCATCTCCGGTGCCTCCGCCGACGCCGTGCGCATCGCCAAGGATCTCTGCCAGCTCTGGAAGGAGGAGAGCAGGCCCGCAAAGAAGGCCGGCCGCCCGTGCTATAGGAGGTCTATCTCCGTCGTCTTGTAA